Proteins encoded within one genomic window of Candidatus Giovannonibacteria bacterium:
- the raiA gene encoding ribosome-associated translation inhibitor RaiA codes for MRVSLKGTNIQLLESTREYVDKKIVRSAEKLLVHDGDALSLEIEVGKTTRHHKTGPYFRAEANLSVGKTMLRAEALGETLNEAIDLVEGELTREIKKFKEKKRTMLLRSARKIKL; via the coding sequence ATGAGAGTTTCGCTGAAAGGCACGAATATCCAGCTTTTGGAATCAACCCGGGAATATGTTGATAAAAAAATCGTGCGATCTGCGGAAAAACTGCTGGTTCACGATGGCGATGCCCTATCTTTGGAAATTGAAGTTGGTAAAACCACCCGCCACCACAAAACCGGGCCGTATTTCCGCGCCGAGGCGAATTTGTCCGTCGGCAAGACAATGCTCCGCGCCGAGGCCTTGGGCGAAACCTTAAACGAAGCCATTGATTTGGTTGAGGGGGAACTTACGCGCGAAATAAAAAAATTCAAGGAAAAAAAACGGACGATGCTTTTGAGAAGCGCGAGAAAAATAAAATTGTGA
- the secA gene encoding preprotein translocase subunit SecA, protein MSFFGKIFGGSNERAIDELRPVVEEINNLEKDFERISDEELKKKTEEFRRRLGEMGRVITSSLDEILPEAFAAVREAAKRTLGQRHFDVQLMGGIVLHRGGIAEMKTGEGKTLVATLPAYLNAISGPPASGGVHIVTVNDYLSRRDAAWMGQIYSALGLSVGVLNHEASYLYDPEHKELDQARDTLGAFKVVHEFLRPCSRREAYAADITYGTNNEYGFDYLRDNMVYSTSQMSQRGQNFAIVDEVDSILIDEARTPLIISAPDTESAELYKVFSKIVPRLKENEDYNVDEKMKTALVTESGIEKVEQMLGLKDIYTERGMRYVHHLEQALRARALFQRDKDYVVKSAEHGGGEVIIVDEFTGRLMPGRRWSDGLHQAIEAKEGALVQQESRTLATITFQNYFRMYKKLAGMTGTAQTSAEEFHKVYNLDVTEIPTNKPMVRRDLSDKVFQTEKGKFQALVKEIKTRTQKGQPVLVGTVSIEKNEKISALLLREGVKHKVLNAKNHEEEGAVIAQAGRFGSVTVATNMAGRGVDIIFGGNPPDAAEAGRVREAGGLLVIGTERHEARRIDDQLRGRAGRQGDPGETQFFVSLEDDLMRIFAPERVKNLMGKLGIPEDEPVENKMVSNAIESAQGKIEGFNFDTRKHVLEYDDVMNKQRTAVYSRRKKLLFATPEEIEAEALGLLKGVANKIILVHTAGSPDEWNKKEIFENFVSLGMGITHSPEGFVFRERVEKMESREELAELAEKEIEATFAKKKEEVAGFTDALRMVMLQAIDALWTEHLEAMEYMRSSVQLRVYGQRVALVEYKNEGAKMFQQLEVHINAYIANLIFKIGPALDQSTPPTPRASAGPQFGNSAKGAGQIGRNDLCPCGSGKKYKRCHGR, encoded by the coding sequence ATGTCATTTTTTGGGAAAATTTTTGGCGGCTCCAATGAAAGAGCCATAGACGAGCTTCGGCCGGTTGTTGAGGAAATAAACAATCTGGAAAAAGATTTTGAGAGGATATCGGACGAAGAATTAAAGAAAAAAACGGAGGAGTTCAGGAGACGGCTAGGAGAAATGGGGAGAGTTATTACTTCTTCGCTGGACGAGATTCTTCCCGAGGCGTTCGCAGCCGTCCGAGAGGCCGCAAAACGCACGCTCGGCCAGAGGCATTTTGACGTCCAGCTTATGGGCGGGATTGTGCTCCACAGAGGAGGAATTGCGGAGATGAAGACCGGAGAAGGGAAAACTTTGGTCGCGACTTTGCCGGCGTACTTAAATGCCATTTCCGGTCCGCCAGCCAGTGGAGGAGTGCATATTGTGACGGTCAACGATTATCTGTCGCGAAGAGACGCCGCTTGGATGGGGCAGATTTATAGCGCGCTCGGCCTTTCCGTCGGCGTTTTAAACCACGAGGCGAGTTATTTATACGACCCGGAACATAAAGAGCTTGATCAGGCCCGCGACACATTGGGCGCTTTCAAAGTCGTCCACGAATTTTTAAGGCCGTGCTCTCGGCGAGAGGCCTACGCCGCGGATATTACTTACGGCACGAACAACGAATATGGCTTTGATTATTTGCGGGATAACATGGTTTATTCCACGTCGCAAATGTCGCAAAGAGGGCAAAACTTCGCGATTGTTGACGAGGTTGACTCAATTTTAATTGACGAAGCGCGGACGCCGTTGATTATTTCCGCCCCCGATACGGAGTCGGCGGAACTTTATAAGGTTTTTTCAAAAATCGTCCCGCGGCTTAAAGAAAACGAGGATTATAATGTTGACGAGAAAATGAAAACGGCGCTTGTGACAGAATCCGGAATTGAAAAAGTGGAGCAGATGCTCGGGCTCAAAGACATCTACACCGAGCGAGGCATGAGATATGTGCATCATCTGGAGCAGGCGCTCCGCGCCCGCGCTCTCTTCCAGCGCGACAAAGATTATGTGGTGAAATCCGCCGAGCATGGCGGAGGGGAAGTAATCATTGTTGATGAATTTACCGGCCGCTTGATGCCCGGGCGCAGGTGGTCTGACGGGCTCCATCAGGCAATTGAGGCCAAAGAAGGCGCGCTTGTCCAGCAGGAATCCCGCACGCTTGCGACAATTACTTTCCAAAATTATTTCAGGATGTATAAAAAGCTGGCGGGTATGACGGGCACGGCGCAAACATCCGCCGAGGAATTTCATAAAGTATATAATTTGGATGTCACCGAAATCCCGACGAATAAGCCAATGGTGCGGCGCGATCTGTCGGACAAGGTTTTCCAGACGGAGAAAGGCAAATTTCAGGCGCTGGTAAAAGAAATAAAAACCAGAACCCAAAAAGGCCAGCCGGTTTTGGTTGGCACGGTTTCTATTGAAAAAAACGAGAAAATTTCAGCGCTCCTCTTGCGCGAAGGCGTAAAACACAAAGTGCTGAACGCTAAAAATCACGAGGAGGAAGGAGCGGTTATCGCGCAGGCGGGGAGATTCGGCTCGGTGACAGTCGCGACCAACATGGCCGGCCGGGGAGTGGACATAATTTTCGGGGGCAATCCGCCGGATGCCGCAGAGGCGGGGCGGGTTCGCGAAGCCGGAGGGCTTTTAGTTATCGGCACGGAGCGGCACGAAGCACGGCGCATAGACGACCAGCTCCGGGGGAGAGCCGGAAGGCAGGGCGACCCGGGCGAGACGCAGTTTTTTGTTTCTTTGGAGGACGACCTTATGCGGATTTTCGCGCCGGAGAGGGTGAAAAATTTAATGGGCAAACTAGGCATTCCGGAAGATGAGCCGGTGGAAAACAAAATGGTCTCAAACGCCATAGAATCCGCGCAGGGCAAAATTGAGGGATTTAATTTTGACACCAGAAAGCATGTTTTGGAATACGACGACGTGATGAACAAACAAAGGACGGCGGTTTATTCGCGAAGAAAAAAACTGCTTTTCGCGACACCCGAAGAAATAGAAGCGGAGGCGCTTGGTTTGCTGAAAGGAGTGGCAAACAAAATAATTTTAGTACATACTGCCGGTTCGCCGGATGAATGGAATAAAAAAGAGATTTTTGAAAACTTCGTGAGTTTGGGAATGGGGATAACCCACTCCCCGGAGGGTTTCGTCTTTCGCGAGCGAGTTGAGAAAATGGAAAGCAGAGAAGAGCTGGCCGAGCTCGCGGAGAAAGAGATTGAAGCGACATTCGCCAAGAAAAAAGAGGAGGTCGCCGGATTTACCGATGCGCTTCGTATGGTTATGCTTCAGGCGATTGACGCGCTGTGGACGGAGCATCTGGAAGCGATGGAATATATGCGCTCCAGCGTGCAACTTCGCGTTTATGGCCAAAGGGTTGCTTTGGTAGAATACAAAAACGAAGGCGCTAAGATGTTCCAGCAATTGGAAGTGCACATCAACGCCTACATCGCCAATTTAATTTTCAAAATCGGCCCCGCGCTGGACCAAAGTACCCCGCCTACGCCAAGAGCTTCGGCGGGTCCTCAATTTGGCAACAGCGCCAAAGGCGCTGGCCAAATTGGGAGAAACGACCTCTGCCCCTGCGGTTCAGGTAAGAAGTATAAAAGGTGTCATGGGAGATAA
- a CDS encoding NUDIX domain-containing protein, with translation MPQENQYLHEVAITAIVVKGGKYLITKRSPNKKRWPNLWTVPGGRLETSDYLAMPKDTEHYWYNVLERTLQREVKEEVGIEIDNIEYVTSLATVHADGSPSLVISCMADWKSGEVNLQEEECNEFTWVSLEEAKNYKLIDGILDELAMAENRRKGKKSEWQRFDK, from the coding sequence ATGCCGCAAGAAAATCAATATCTTCATGAAGTGGCGATTACGGCTATTGTTGTCAAAGGTGGAAAATATCTGATTACCAAGCGCTCTCCGAACAAAAAGCGCTGGCCGAACTTATGGACGGTCCCGGGCGGAAGGTTGGAAACGAGCGACTATTTGGCTATGCCCAAAGACACGGAACATTATTGGTACAATGTTTTGGAGCGCACTCTGCAGAGAGAAGTAAAAGAAGAAGTAGGAATTGAAATAGATAATATTGAATACGTAACAAGCTTGGCCACTGTGCACGCGGACGGCAGCCCGTCGCTGGTTATTTCCTGCATGGCGGATTGGAAATCCGGCGAGGTTAATCTTCAGGAAGAAGAATGCAATGAATTTACGTGGGTAAGTTTGGAGGAAGCGAAAAATTACAAGTTGATTGACGGAATTTTGGACGAGCTCGCGATGGCTGAAAACCGGCGAAAAGGCAAAAAATCGGAATGGCAGAGGTTTGATAAATAA
- a CDS encoding HAD family hydrolase, producing the protein MKKKKLLFIWDFHGVLEKDNEYAVQRICRQVVKEFGFNTKVYLEDVRRWYGLKWIEYFFNLTEEQDRRKLRKMVKRAREVSQKIVHKYLKPMNHADYVLSQIKKSGGVNVIVSNARQDRIEDFVKIVGLQKYLYKVIGIDGHTRFKFSTPMEKANAISRLSAGKNYARKIIIGDSESDILAGKMVGAKTYLFVKKMNSKKVSDIKADKTIDDLRKILPEIHTA; encoded by the coding sequence ATGAAAAAGAAAAAACTTTTATTTATTTGGGATTTTCACGGAGTTTTGGAGAAAGACAACGAATATGCTGTTCAGCGTATTTGCAGGCAGGTTGTAAAAGAGTTTGGTTTTAACACAAAAGTTTATTTAGAAGATGTCCGCCGCTGGTACGGACTTAAATGGATTGAATATTTTTTTAATTTAACTGAAGAACAGGACAGGAGAAAATTGAGGAAAATGGTGAAACGGGCGCGAGAGGTCAGCCAAAAAATCGTGCACAAATATTTAAAACCTATGAATCACGCGGATTACGTTTTAAGCCAGATAAAAAAATCAGGCGGCGTAAATGTTATTGTTTCCAATGCTAGACAAGATAGAATTGAGGATTTTGTGAAAATTGTGGGCTTACAAAAATATTTGTACAAGGTGATCGGCATAGATGGGCATACGAGGTTTAAATTCAGCACGCCCATGGAAAAAGCCAATGCGATTAGCAGATTGTCGGCCGGCAAAAATTATGCTAGAAAAATTATTATTGGCGATTCCGAAAGCGATATTCTAGCCGGTAAAATGGTTGGAGCAAAAACTTACCTGTTTGTAAAAAAAATGAACAGCAAAAAAGTCAGCGATATCAAGGCGGATAAGACAATTGACGATTTACGCAAAATCCTCCCAGAAATCCATACGGCGTAA
- a CDS encoding efflux RND transporter periplasmic adaptor subunit: MRNFFKKIAKKKLWAGIAALALMIAGYFSYQYFFGKDEAVRYLTAEVRRGTLEVSVNGSGQVSASNQLGVKSKVSGDAVYVAPVEGREVGAGALIVQLDARDAQKAVRDAEVNLESAKLALEKLRGPAESDIPRNKRNAQDDLKRAYDDGFTAVSNAFLDLPAAITGLKDLLFGINFSGGQSNMNYYADAVKNYDTRSLDYRDSANTNYQKARAYYDKNFDDYRMTGREAERAEIEALIDETYGTAISLSDAVKSANNLIQFYKDRLTERDLKPNSLADTHLAQLDAYTDKTNTHIAALLNMKNQIKNYKDAVSNADLDVKTQELAVRQRENGLLDAKEKLADYYIRAPFAGVVAEINVKKGDAVSPSLVAATLITRQKIAEISLNEVDAAGVKIGNKAFLTFDALPDVKISGEVAEVDTLGAINQGVVTYGVKVIFETDDERVKTGMSASADIVVNTKAAALLAPNSAVKSSGSQKYIEVLSDGEPRRINVETGLASEELTEILSGVNEGDEIITRTISPANQTQQAPSIFGPPGGARR; this comes from the coding sequence ATGCGGAATTTTTTTAAAAAAATCGCAAAGAAAAAGCTTTGGGCTGGTATTGCCGCGCTCGCACTGATGATTGCGGGCTATTTTAGCTACCAGTATTTCTTTGGAAAAGATGAAGCCGTTCGTTATCTGACCGCTGAAGTTCGCCGCGGGACGCTTGAGGTCTCCGTAAACGGCTCCGGGCAGGTTTCTGCCTCCAATCAGCTGGGTGTGAAATCAAAAGTTTCGGGAGATGCGGTTTATGTCGCGCCGGTTGAGGGGAGAGAAGTCGGCGCCGGCGCGCTGATTGTGCAGCTTGACGCGAGAGACGCTCAAAAAGCTGTGCGGGACGCCGAGGTGAACTTGGAAAGCGCCAAGCTCGCCCTTGAAAAATTGCGAGGCCCTGCAGAGAGCGATATTCCGCGCAATAAAAGGAACGCCCAAGACGACCTGAAAAGGGCCTATGATGACGGCTTTACCGCCGTGTCTAACGCTTTTTTGGATTTGCCCGCGGCGATAACCGGACTTAAAGACCTCCTTTTCGGAATAAATTTTTCGGGCGGCCAGAGCAATATGAATTATTACGCCGACGCGGTAAAAAATTACGACACGCGCTCGCTGGATTACAGAGATTCCGCCAACACGAACTATCAAAAAGCCAGAGCATACTACGATAAAAATTTTGATGATTACCGCATGACCGGCCGCGAAGCGGAACGTGCGGAGATTGAGGCGTTGATAGATGAAACTTACGGAACGGCGATTAGTTTGTCGGATGCCGTAAAATCCGCCAACAACCTCATTCAATTTTACAAGGACCGGCTTACTGAAAGGGACTTAAAGCCCAATTCTTTGGCGGACACGCATCTTGCGCAACTGGACGCCTACACCGATAAAACCAATACCCACATAGCGGCGCTGCTTAACATGAAAAATCAGATAAAGAATTATAAAGACGCCGTGTCAAACGCGGATTTGGACGTAAAAACACAGGAACTTGCGGTCAGACAGCGCGAAAACGGCTTGCTGGACGCTAAAGAAAAACTGGCCGATTACTATATCCGCGCGCCGTTTGCTGGGGTTGTGGCCGAAATTAATGTTAAAAAAGGCGATGCCGTTTCGCCTTCGCTCGTTGCTGCCACTTTGATTACCCGTCAGAAAATCGCGGAGATTTCTTTGAATGAAGTTGATGCAGCTGGCGTCAAAATTGGGAACAAGGCGTTTTTAACTTTTGACGCCCTGCCTGATGTTAAAATCTCCGGAGAGGTTGCTGAAGTTGATACGCTGGGGGCGATAAATCAAGGGGTTGTTACATACGGCGTTAAAGTTATTTTTGAAACTGACGATGAGCGCGTAAAAACCGGCATGAGCGCGAGCGCCGATATTGTCGTAAACACCAAAGCAGCCGCGCTTTTGGCGCCGAATTCCGCGGTCAAATCCAGCGGAAGCCAAAAATACATTGAGGTTTTGTCCGATGGCGAACCGCGGAGAATTAATGTGGAAACTGGCTTGGCCAGCGAGGAGCTGACTGAAATTTTAAGCGGCGTTAATGAAGGAGACGAGATAATAACGAGAACAATAAGCCCGGCAAATCAAACACAGCAGGCCCCGAGCATCTTCGGTCCGCCCGGAGGCGCGCGGCGTTGA
- a CDS encoding ABC transporter ATP-binding protein, with the protein MIEIRNITKTYKTGEVEFRALSGVSFKVEDGEFVAIAGPSGSGKSTLMHIIGCLDTPTSGEYFLDGRDVSALSDNDLADIRKNQIGFVFQAFNLLPRTTALRNAALPLVYAGVGKEERDARAAGALKTVDLDERHFRHLPSQLSGGQIQRVAIARALVNNPSLILADEPTGNLDTKTGDLIIHAFKKLNEEEKRTIILITHERDIAKHARRIINIRDGLIVSDEIML; encoded by the coding sequence ATGATTGAAATCAGAAACATCACTAAAACATACAAAACCGGAGAGGTTGAATTCCGGGCCCTTTCCGGAGTGAGCTTTAAAGTTGAAGATGGAGAGTTTGTGGCAATCGCAGGCCCATCCGGCTCCGGCAAATCAACTCTCATGCACATTATCGGTTGCTTGGACACTCCCACCAGCGGCGAATATTTTCTTGACGGGCGCGACGTCTCCGCTCTTTCCGACAACGACCTCGCCGACATCAGAAAGAACCAAATCGGCTTCGTTTTTCAGGCGTTCAATCTTCTGCCGCGCACGACCGCGCTGCGGAACGCCGCCCTGCCCTTAGTTTACGCCGGAGTCGGAAAAGAAGAGAGGGATGCGCGCGCCGCGGGAGCCCTCAAAACGGTGGATTTGGACGAGCGTCATTTCCGGCATTTGCCCAGCCAGCTTTCCGGAGGGCAGATTCAGCGCGTGGCCATCGCCCGGGCGCTGGTCAACAACCCATCGCTCATTTTGGCAGACGAGCCGACGGGAAATCTGGACACAAAAACCGGAGACCTTATCATTCACGCTTTTAAAAAATTGAACGAAGAAGAAAAACGCACGATTATTTTAATCACGCACGAGCGCGACATCGCGAAACATGCCAGAAGAATAATCAATATTCGCGATGGCTTAATTGTAAGCGACGAGATAATGCTATGA
- a CDS encoding ABC transporter permease, with amino-acid sequence MTILDTLEETYTAVSANKARSGLTILGIIIGIASVIAMISIGEGARSSIEASIEGLGSNLLTILPGVVQPGRGIVSSGRGSAQTLTDDDLEVLERIDGIEVISPEVSRRFQISAASGNNTNTTVTGILPAYLFVRNLSLADGVFISDSNVRGLGRTAVLGATVAKDLFGGENPLGKSIRINNASFRVIGVLNQKGGFGFSGPDDMVLIPLSTMQKVVSGVDYLTGISISVKDKNRMTEVRLAAADALLREHRVSEPDFSIISQEDILGTLTQVVDTFTIFLASIAGISLVVGGIGIMNMMLTTVTERTREIGIRKAIGAKRRDITFQFLAEAIMLTFLGGFFGIVLGWLISLGVSQFAGIATSVSIQAILLAFGVSAAIGIIFGYYPARRAASLNPIEALRYE; translated from the coding sequence ATGACTATTTTGGACACTCTGGAAGAAACTTACACGGCCGTTTCCGCTAACAAGGCGCGGTCGGGGCTTACAATTTTAGGGATTATTATCGGTATCGCGTCGGTAATCGCCATGATTTCCATTGGTGAGGGCGCGCGCAGTTCAATTGAGGCAAGCATTGAAGGGCTTGGTTCAAACCTGCTTACTATTCTCCCCGGCGTAGTGCAGCCGGGCAGAGGCATTGTCTCCTCCGGGCGCGGTTCGGCGCAGACGCTCACAGACGACGATTTGGAGGTTCTTGAGCGCATTGACGGCATTGAGGTGATTTCGCCGGAGGTCTCAAGGCGATTCCAAATCTCTGCGGCTTCCGGGAACAACACCAACACAACGGTAACCGGAATTTTGCCGGCGTATCTTTTCGTCCGCAATCTTTCTTTGGCGGACGGCGTTTTTATTTCGGATAGCAACGTCCGCGGCTTGGGCCGAACGGCTGTTTTGGGTGCGACCGTGGCCAAAGATCTTTTCGGCGGCGAAAATCCGCTGGGAAAATCAATCAGAATAAATAACGCGTCATTCCGCGTCATCGGGGTGCTCAACCAAAAGGGCGGTTTTGGTTTTTCCGGCCCCGATGATATGGTGCTGATTCCGCTCTCAACCATGCAAAAAGTTGTCTCGGGGGTTGATTATCTTACCGGCATATCCATCAGCGTTAAGGACAAAAATCGGATGACCGAAGTGCGCCTTGCAGCAGCTGACGCGCTGCTTCGGGAACACCGCGTTTCCGAGCCGGACTTCTCAATAATTTCACAGGAAGATATTTTAGGCACGCTGACGCAAGTGGTGGACACTTTCACTATTTTTCTGGCTTCCATCGCCGGCATTTCTCTGGTTGTCGGAGGAATAGGCATTATGAACATGATGCTCACGACCGTGACCGAGCGCACGCGCGAGATAGGGATTCGCAAGGCAATCGGCGCAAAAAGACGGGATATTACTTTTCAGTTTCTCGCGGAAGCCATTATGCTCACCTTTCTCGGAGGTTTTTTCGGCATAGTTCTTGGCTGGTTGATTTCTCTGGGGGTTTCGCAATTTGCCGGCATCGCCACGTCTGTTTCCATTCAGGCGATTTTGCTGGCTTTCGGGGTTTCGGCGGCCATCGGGATTATTTTCGGATATTATCCCGCCCGCCGCGCCGCCTCGCTTAATCCGATAGAGGCCTTAAGGTATGAATAA
- a CDS encoding endonuclease III has protein sequence MENAKKESLEKRKKRAAEILRRLKKAYPKAKIALKYGNNIQLLVAVILSAQCTDKKVNEVTEKLFKKYKTVDDFASANLKIFEQEIKSTGFYRAKAKSIITSAKIIKKDFGGRLPRTMADMLKLRGVARKTANIVLGNAYGVVEGIGVDTHVRQFANYCALSFEHDPKKIEQDLMRLFPKKDWFGLTYKIIDFNREMRSRQNREKAKSKIHLQDICPTSPV, from the coding sequence ATGGAGAACGCTAAAAAAGAGAGTTTGGAGAAGCGCAAGAAAAGAGCGGCTGAGATTTTACGAAGATTAAAAAAGGCGTATCCCAAAGCGAAAATCGCGCTTAAATACGGAAACAATATCCAGCTTTTGGTTGCGGTTATTTTATCTGCTCAATGCACCGATAAGAAAGTAAATGAAGTTACGGAAAAGTTATTTAAAAAATATAAAACGGTAGATGATTTTGCCAGCGCGAATTTGAAAATTTTTGAGCAAGAGATAAAATCAACAGGATTTTACAGGGCAAAGGCAAAAAGCATTATTACTTCAGCGAAAATAATTAAAAAAGATTTTGGCGGCCGTTTGCCGCGGACGATGGCAGATATGCTGAAATTGCGAGGGGTGGCGAGAAAAACCGCAAACATCGTCTTGGGCAACGCCTACGGCGTTGTTGAGGGGATCGGGGTAGACACACATGTCAGGCAGTTTGCCAACTACTGCGCTTTATCGTTTGAGCATGACCCAAAAAAAATTGAGCAGGATTTGATGCGACTTTTTCCCAAAAAAGATTGGTTCGGGTTAACTTACAAAATAATTGATTTTAATCGAGAAATGAGAAGCCGACAAAACCGCGAGAAAGCCAAATCCAAAATTCATTTACAAGATATTTGCCCGACTTCCCCGGTTTAA
- a CDS encoding aminotransferase class IV family protein, with protein sequence MQTAVYSNGVWQESCSREADLGLHRNEGGVEVLVAKGDVPFHWYDHHSRLRGSCGYYGISLEKLLPGQKILEQIKLMLSREGCERGQIHVLVTSGDSEDLKTPSSSPRLSLNIWPFFQGNPPPLSVMPVNERRIVPRHKLTFHYGNVGPNLKKAKEAGFDSFLYSDEKDGLLEGPYENLFFVNDAGELITPAFGALPGVTRRILLNLAQKSGLRVLEQPVRLWHLRRMKEAFFSSTTKGAAAISKVGEYEHFEVGERTLTAQLKKLFFEYQERYYSERGA encoded by the coding sequence ATGCAAACTGCGGTTTATTCTAACGGCGTGTGGCAAGAAAGCTGTTCTCGCGAAGCTGACCTCGGCCTCCACCGGAATGAGGGCGGAGTTGAAGTTTTGGTGGCGAAGGGGGATGTGCCGTTTCATTGGTACGACCACCATTCTAGATTGCGCGGGTCGTGCGGATATTACGGCATTTCTTTAGAGAAGCTGCTGCCCGGGCAGAAGATTCTTGAGCAGATTAAGCTGATGCTTAGCAGAGAGGGCTGCGAACGCGGACAGATCCATGTTTTGGTGACCAGCGGAGATTCCGAAGACCTTAAAACGCCGTCTAGCTCGCCTCGGCTTTCTTTGAATATTTGGCCGTTTTTTCAGGGGAATCCGCCGCCGCTTAGCGTGATGCCTGTTAATGAAAGGCGGATTGTGCCGCGGCACAAGCTAACTTTTCATTATGGTAATGTCGGTCCTAATTTGAAAAAGGCCAAAGAGGCAGGTTTTGACAGCTTTCTTTACTCCGATGAGAAAGACGGGCTCTTGGAGGGTCCGTACGAAAATCTGTTTTTTGTAAACGATGCTGGCGAGCTTATAACCCCGGCTTTCGGCGCGCTCCCAGGCGTAACAAGACGAATATTGCTCAATTTGGCTCAAAAAAGCGGGCTTAGAGTCCTTGAGCAGCCGGTACGCCTCTGGCATCTGCGACGCATGAAAGAGGCATTCTTTAGCTCCACCACCAAGGGCGCCGCTGCCATCTCCAAAGTCGGCGAGTACGAGCACTTTGAGGTTGGGGAGAGAACTCTGACCGCCCAGCTCAAGAAACTCTTTTTTGAATATCAGGAGCGCTACTACAGCGAACGCGGAGCTTAA
- the rsmI gene encoding 16S rRNA (cytidine(1402)-2'-O)-methyltransferase: MPKLFIVATPIGNLKDITFQAVDVLKSVDAILAEDTRVTRKLLAHLDIPGQTISFREHSSPKILEKILNLIKEDKNLALVTDAGTPGISDPGLRLINAAKNIADIVPIPGPSALSAIISVSDINLSEFCFFGFPPRKKGRRAFFARVANMNTPAILFESPHRVQKTLRELELACGDRYANIGRELTKIHEEIFRGKLSEAKKHFTGERQRGEFTMIIDTK; encoded by the coding sequence ATGCCCAAACTTTTTATCGTAGCCACGCCCATCGGGAATTTAAAAGATATCACTTTTCAAGCAGTTGATGTTTTAAAATCTGTTGACGCCATTTTGGCCGAAGATACGAGGGTAACCAGAAAACTTCTGGCGCACCTCGATATTCCCGGGCAAACAATTTCTTTCCGGGAGCATTCATCTCCGAAAATTTTAGAAAAGATTCTGAATTTAATAAAAGAAGATAAAAATTTGGCGTTGGTTACCGACGCCGGGACCCCGGGGATTTCAGACCCGGGGCTGCGCCTGATAAACGCGGCGAAAAATATTGCTGATATTGTCCCAATACCCGGTCCCTCGGCGCTTTCGGCCATAATTTCGGTGAGCGACATTAATCTTTCGGAGTTTTGTTTTTTTGGCTTCCCGCCGCGCAAAAAGGGCCGGCGGGCGTTTTTTGCGCGAGTTGCCAACATGAATACGCCGGCGATTCTTTTTGAGTCGCCCCACCGCGTCCAAAAAACTCTGCGAGAACTGGAGTTGGCTTGCGGCGACAGATACGCAAATATCGGCAGGGAGCTCACCAAAATTCATGAAGAGATTTTCAGGGGAAAATTATCCGAAGCCAAAAAGCATTTCACGGGTGAACGCCAAAGAGGGGAATTTACTATGATTATTGATACAAAATAA
- a CDS encoding 16S rRNA (uracil(1498)-N(3))-methyltransferase, which yields MHRFYLPQELNKEILVVRDRSVIHQIKDVLKIRKGEQAAFFSGAPEDLGFDFVFELKNIEAGSAAFMLRGKLENTREPSKKLILYQSLIKKDKFELVLEKAVEVGVSEIVPVISARSEKKSLNTERCAAILKEASEQSGRAIIPKLHKVLSFERAVSQAQASGARTYFISTSEKENMIRGAGDRQINLFVGPEGGWEEQEIFAAGRANFEIISLGRLTFRSETAAVVAAYTLLWG from the coding sequence ATGCACAGGTTTTATCTGCCGCAGGAATTAAATAAAGAAATTTTGGTGGTGAGGGACCGCTCGGTAATCCACCAGATTAAAGACGTTTTAAAAATTCGCAAAGGAGAGCAGGCCGCGTTTTTCAGCGGCGCGCCGGAGGATCTCGGCTTTGATTTTGTCTTTGAGCTCAAAAATATTGAGGCCGGCTCCGCCGCCTTTATGCTTAGGGGAAAACTTGAAAACACAAGAGAGCCCTCAAAAAAATTGATTTTATACCAGTCGCTTATCAAAAAAGACAAATTTGAATTGGTTTTAGAGAAAGCCGTTGAGGTCGGGGTTTCGGAGATTGTGCCGGTAATATCTGCAAGATCAGAAAAGAAAAGCTTAAATACGGAGCGGTGCGCAGCGATTTTAAAAGAAGCCTCGGAGCAATCGGGGCGAGCGATAATTCCAAAACTGCATAAGGTTTTGTCTTTTGAGCGGGCGGTAAGCCAGGCGCAGGCTTCGGGAGCCAGAACCTATTTCATCTCAACTTCTGAAAAAGAAAATATGATTAGGGGCGCCGGAGACAGGCAGATAAACCTTTTTGTGGGCCCCGAGGGCGGCTGGGAGGAGCAGGAAATTTTCGCCGCAGGGCGCGCAAATTTTGAAATTATCTCTCTAGGACGTTTGACGTTCCGTTCCGAAACCGCCGCCGTGGTTGCGGCATACACTTTACTTTGGGGATAA